A stretch of Kaistella flava (ex Peng et al. 2021) DNA encodes these proteins:
- a CDS encoding DUF4349 domain-containing protein produces the protein MKSPTSNIVLGSLLLTIIFSCNKTETGGANHQATAEYTATSEISDSISSAATLQVKDKQFIKSADVNMEVKDVYDATISIEKQLKDLRGFVTSSRLNSQIISEETFNTSDESATLVRKFQTENSIQVRVPTEKLGEFLTFINAKKLFLNTRNITAEDVTANIKLANLETKRNAKTEANISQLKTHKDKVNMADENQSEANYQKVADFEMTDQLKYSTVDIYLKEPKLRIAEIAITNTRNIDNKYKFNFFYDVKNAFVEGFYIIQKLIIGLVTIWPILLIGAVIFYIIKKRKPLFENSESENISK, from the coding sequence ATGAAATCACCAACTTCCAACATCGTTCTTGGTTCCTTACTACTAACCATTATTTTTTCTTGTAATAAGACAGAAACTGGTGGTGCAAATCATCAAGCAACTGCTGAATATACTGCGACTTCAGAAATATCAGACAGCATTTCCTCAGCCGCCACTTTACAGGTTAAAGACAAACAATTTATCAAATCTGCTGATGTAAATATGGAGGTAAAAGATGTTTACGACGCGACCATTTCCATAGAAAAACAATTAAAAGATTTACGTGGATTTGTAACTTCAAGTCGATTGAACTCACAGATTATTTCCGAAGAAACCTTCAATACTTCTGATGAAAGCGCCACATTAGTTCGAAAATTTCAAACAGAAAATTCAATCCAAGTTCGAGTTCCCACCGAAAAGCTGGGAGAATTCCTAACTTTTATTAATGCTAAAAAATTATTTCTGAACACAAGAAATATTACTGCAGAAGATGTCACTGCCAATATTAAATTAGCAAATCTGGAAACGAAAAGAAATGCTAAAACTGAAGCGAATATTTCTCAACTAAAAACTCACAAGGACAAAGTCAATATGGCTGATGAAAATCAATCTGAAGCCAATTATCAGAAAGTAGCTGATTTTGAAATGACAGACCAGTTAAAATACAGCACTGTAGACATTTACCTAAAAGAACCGAAACTTCGCATTGCTGAAATCGCTATTACCAATACCAGAAACATTGATAATAAATACAAATTCAACTTTTTTTATGATGTGAAAAATGCTTTTGTTGAGGGCTTTTATATCATTCAAAAATTAATAATTGGGTTGGTAACAATCTGGCCAATTCTATTAATTGGCGCCGTTATTTTTTACATTATTAAAAAACGAAAACCTCTTTTTGAAAATTCAGAGTCTGAAAACATTTCAAAGTAA